GGTAAACGAATGTCTGCAATGAATCAagaataaaagaatgaaataaatacgtcacgtatgtatgtatgtatgtatgtatgtatgtatgtatgtatgtatgtatgtatgtatgtatgtgtgtgtgtgtgtgtgtgtatgtatgtatgtatgtatgtatgtatgtatgtatgtatgtaattgtgtatgtatgtgtatgtatgtatgtatgtatgtatgtatgtatgtatgtatgtatgtatttatttattcatgcatgtatgtatgtatgtatgtatgcatgtgtgtgtgtgtgtgtgtgtgtgtgtgtgtgtttaaaatTGACAGCCACGTGCACATAATTTAATAACTTTTGAAGAGAAATTTGAAAGAGAAAATTCATAGAACATCTTATTTTCCTTTTTACAATTCTTAAATTCCTTAGGTAACAACCTTTCTAAATTGATGATTTTCGAATTCTtcaaccaatatatatataatcaaaagcTGAAGCTTACCACAATGGAAATGATGAGTGAAACAAGGCCAAGTGGAGGGAAACAAATCAAGGTGTTCCAAATAGCCAATATCAAACCAAGAGTATCTGTACCAGTTGGCGAATTGGATCGTTCCATTATCAACATGGTTGTTGGTTCGGATGGTGCATTTACGAcctgaaaataattttttaaatatctttttaaaaaaagcatTTGTTCacatttaatcaatattttaagCAGTTTCTAATAAAGGATGATTATAAATCTTTGAATGTCAAATGACAAATGGGATTACATAAAGTATCAAATAGGTCAACAATGGGTCAATGGATATTTGAATTATGCATGTCATAGCAGAGTATAAGCGAAGCTGGCTAGGTAAGTCCAAGGGCTTTATTTCAGTCGAGATTATGAAACCAGACTTTGAGTATAGGATCTTTATATCACATCCCATGACAAAAGTACCAGAACAGTAACGAAAGGGGAAGGATTGGAAAATTAAAAGTAATCGGACAGATGATAATTACTAAGAACTTCAAAAATCAtcaaataatatcaaacaaCACACAATCTCACTTCTATCACATGAATTCATCACTTGGATGTGATTAAGACGGACACGTCTTACTATAACCATAATAATTGGAGAATATTCATAAAACTAAACGAAGCTATGATAGATAAATCTACGGAAGGACTGATAGATGAATACATATTTAATGTATACATACCGTTACGTTGGTAGAATTTGTAGACGCCTGTGGTGGTGGATATTGTTGGTTATACTGCGGAGGGGGGTATGGATTTGGCTGGGGATACTGTGGCTGTTGTTGCGGAGGATATCGTGGCTGTTGCTGGGGATATTGTGGCTGATCTGCTGGATAGGCAGGCGGTTCTTGAGAGAGATAAGGTGCGTATTGTTCTACAAAAAtcgaaaatatcaaaataaattgaatgagAATTTTACAGGAATTTGGAAAGTTTTGTGTATCTACATACGTGTACACACAGTTACGCACGGTATCACACTACCGAATCGAGTATGTCAGTTaccagacagacacagactgacagatagGCATACTACATAcgtaatagatagatagatagataaatagatagatacatacatacatacatacatacatacatacatacatacatacatacatacatacacacacacacacacatacatacatacatacatacatacatacatacatacatacatacacaaatacacacacacacatacatacatacatacatacatacatacatacatacatacatacatacatacatttagcgTCCTACAACAATTGTTCTAAACTAACTAGCCATAAAAATGCCAATAGACTGCACAGACGTGAGGATTTTACTAATTTTGTATATCATCAGTGAATTTACTTTAAATCTAGCTTTGTGAAATTTGACTCTAATAGAGTGGTATTGATAACCTTTAAACAGGGCCCACCTGTCTAAGTTTGTTTCTCTTAGTACGCAAGGCAAGTGAACTTCAAATTGCAATTATGGTCGAAGCAGACAACATATCAGTATATACATATTGAAGGCCAGCTTTAGGgcatttaatttgttttcacaCTTGGGTTACAATACAACAAACTACACAAATGGGTTATGTCCCAAGTCTGTGGTCCCAAgttcatcacacacacacacaaaaataaccccGATTTCTAAatattgaactttgacctaacAAAGTTTTGAGAATAACCTGACATCGGTGCCAAACCCATCTTCTCTGAGTTCCATACACATCTAAACACAAAGCATTTTTATAAAAGGGATGCAGTGATAGCTATCCCCCTTTTATCTTCACCGAACAATTGTAGAAAACACAAGACATCAAACAATGATGTCTTCTGctttcaaaatacaataatacaCGTGATGTGAATTAAAATCAAGACTTGTTATTGTATGTAGGTATGGTATGGCGAATATACACATTCTTGTGTggtcatttattttggattcgATCAGGTACAAGTAAATGGTACGGTGACGATAGAGTAAAATAACATGTTGCTAAGTAATAAACAACTCAGCCAATGTTCTACACTGTTTTACTTCTACATAATCATTGCGGTTAAGTTATCGTACGATTTACTTTTCAATTCTTTTCAGAGTTACTGATGGCtgtagaagaagaaaaaagttcgACACCGTTCTTCGTAATGATGTCAAAGAAGGACATGATTCGAGTATTATAGACGGAAAGAGGAAGAGAAGTATCATGCAAACACCCCCAAAATAATCTCAAAAACACATTAATAATGTTAAGCAGATCAGCGCAACACCACTCATGTTGAGCGCTTGATAACACCCGATCGCTTTGATTGTGTTTCATAACATGGacgtttgtaaaaaaaaaaaacatggtgtCAATACAGATATAGATTGAACAGCATTGTAAACCAGAAGCAAACAGGTACTTACGTTCTGCCATAACTGTTCAATTCTTTGGTGGTGACACCGATGGTTTTGATCCCGATATTCActgtaataaaacaaaatacagccTTGGTCTTCAAATGCCCATATATCCTTTAGGATTACTTCACAGTTACTGTCGTCCTACCTTCAAAGTTACTTCCTCAACAGCGATGGAGTCAAATTCTTGGTGCGTATGCACTTTTATAATGCGCATGCGTGGACTTTCAACCCTGAGGGTGAGtgctatatatatgtgtgtgaaatattcattttcttgCTTACAAATCCTCTGATCAATGTGAATATACAGTGAATATACTATGATGTATTCATTGGCATAATGCGCAGCGCACCTAGAGACGTTTAAGTATCATTCATACCATATATGTACCACTAATCCATCTTCATACTGAGACCATGTGTTGATTAGAAATTCATGTTCATAGAATGTATCTTTTCCTTTGGAAATGGCTCATTAATGTGTATATGGACATCTACCTCCCAATGGAATACTAATGGTCGTCCCCAATTCATGTCGTTCCCTGGTATATATAATGCGAAGCATTTTGCAAAGTACATTTTGATTGGTGAGAAAACAATGGGGACTCAATGACACCTGTTGCCTCATTGTTACACTATGCCAACATGAAAGTGcagttacatgtgtatgtatatttccaaTCAGTCAGACCCTCACGAGAGCGTCACATACTCCCTGATGCGTGCCGTCTGTTCTGTATATCGCTCCTACCCTGTACTTTGCATGCTACCATAGACTAGCGAGGGGGCATTTTAACCGTAGTTACTTCATTGTACTAACTCGTTTTCCGTCTTGTTTCCCTTATTTACAGTGCCTTCCCCTTGATTTAAACCTAATCAAGGGGGAAGAGTCAATTTGCTTTATTTAGCGTTTTtcgtgtatggggggggggcactccTGTCCATTTTGAGCGCTCCTCGAAATTGCAAAAATCTGCCGGGTAgaatcaaaatatcataaaagcAGTAGAGATGTAACATTTCTAAATGAATGAGAACCGAAGTTGGCTATTTAATTTGCAGATTACGTTCATTGGAGCCATCAGTTATTGGTTCATTTGTACATCTATTAGGGATGAGATCAATTCTTCAATTTAGAATAAAAAGACTAAATTCTTTCAGTTAGGCCTTAACCCCAATTCCCCCCTTTATAAGTTAAGTGGCCAACATTGATATTTATTTGAGAGAGCACATTCAATTTCGAATTCAgatatgtagtacatgtacaatgaatatgAAGCCAGTGTCGGTAGTGAGAAATATACTCATTTATTGACACATTAACGTcatttagtgccatgcatttacagTAGcgacaatagggaacttgcaaaccctcCTGTtaaatgttgcatcatgggaaatgtgataataattaCTAgccaattagtattgtaaacaatattgatacattgtttgtaaccacaaataataaATTCATAGTTGCCCTGACAATTGTTgaaggttaattttatcagtagctccagattaggtattacgataaccacagataatcccatagtcctttacgtctgagcatgctcagtctggattgcaaattTCCTATTcggtcatttttttttttagaaatatttgtatttcaaaaattgtattaaaatttaaatcatTTTTGTAGTATTGGAACTTAAATAATTcacctctccccccccctccacacacacccAAACAAAAAGAAGTTACTTTCCCCccttacattgaactattcATTTCGCCCCCTTCCCATAACTCCTGCTTGGCTCTTTCAGTAGACATCTGCTAGTTTTATTAGTCAAGAAGTTCTATCTGAATTTCTCGAGAAGAAGTAAATGTTTCCATAGTGATTTGTAATACGGGTGATACGAATAGGGCGATGTTTCCAATAGCGATTTGTAATACAGGTGATAAGACTAGGGcttgtttccatagtaatttgtaatacaggtTATAAGACTAGGGcgttgtttccatggtgatttgTAATACAGGTGATAACACTAGGGCGTTGTTTCCATAGTGATTTGTAATACATGAGGTGATAAGACTAGGGAGTCGTTTCCATAGTGATTTGTAATACAGGTTATAAGACTAGGGCGTCATTAACAAAAGGCTGGAAAAATACCAAATATACAAGAATTCTGTCTGGCaattcctcatccatatgaaTCACTTGAAAAACTCAATAGTTGTAGCTATATAATCTTATTTAATTAGGAAAGTGTTAATAATTGGTTTTACAAGACGCATGTTGATTTTCAACATACATTCCACTTATTACAACAGTTACAAAAGCGTGAAAAGTGTGCAACCATTtaatattatcaaataaaaaataatacaaattctGAATATTTACAGTTTCTCTCAATATACCGAATTTCTCCCCAAAACCACAGATAAACACTTATAAACTCCACTTTAAATGGTTAATCACTTGACTAAGTTTGGGTTGTATGACGTACATTCTTCTATGTTGACTTTGAATGTGTCCTTAACAGCTACCATCCCATCCTATACGGGGGCCAACTTGGTTACACAGAattacatacttacatgtatgaaCTTTTTAAAGAGAATTAATGTTCCAGTTTGTGATTACTGAATGACGAGGTTGTCTT
The Glandiceps talaboti chromosome 6, keGlaTala1.1, whole genome shotgun sequence genome window above contains:
- the LOC144436646 gene encoding uncharacterized protein LOC144436646, encoding MAEQQYAPYLSQEPPAYPADQPQYPQQQPRYPPQQQPQYPQPNPYPPPQYNQQYPPPQASTNSTNVTVVNAPSEPTTMLIMERSNSPTGTDTLGLILAIWNTLICFPPLGLVSLIISIVTFVYRGDRKHETADRLSRASLITSIVGLALGALSVIALIIFGTIQ